A genomic segment from Glycine max cultivar Williams 82 chromosome 1, Glycine_max_v4.0, whole genome shotgun sequence encodes:
- the SGR2 gene encoding senescence-inducible chloroplast stay-green protein 2 — protein sequence MGTLTTVPVLPSKLNKPSLSPRHNSLFPYYGRRVGKKNKAMVPVARLFGPAIFEASKLKVLFLGVDENKHPGNLPRTYTLTHSDITAKLTLAISQTINNSQLQGWYNRLQRDEVVAQWKKVKGKMSLHVHCHISGGHFLLDILARLRYFIFCKELPVVLKAVVHGDENLFNNYPELQDALVWVYFHSNIPEFNKVECWGPLKEASAPIGGAKEESEQETLLSKEGLAIPQPCQEECECCFPPLTLSPIQWSQQVPSHHYEPCDGIETQQSL from the exons ATGGGTACTCTAACAACTGTTCCTGTGCTCCCTTCTAAGCTTAACAAGCCTTCGCTTTCTCCGCGTCACAATTCTCTTTTTCCCTACTACGGAAGACGCGTCGGGAAGAAGAACAAAGCAATGGTTCCT GTTGCTAGGTTGTTCGGGCCAGCCATATTTGAAGCCTCAAAGCTTAAGGTTTTATTCTTAGGAGTGGACGAAAATAAACACCCAGGAAATCTCCCAAGGACTTATACTCTAACCCATAGTGATATAACCGCTAAGCTCACCTTGGCAATCTCTCAAACCATAAATAATTCTCAG TTACAGGGGTGGTACAACAGATTGCAAAGGGACGAAGTGGTGGCACAGTGGAAGAAGGTGAAGGGAAAGATGTCTCTGCACGTACACTGCCACATCAGTGGTGGTCATTTTCTCTTAGATATATTAGCAAGGTTACGATACTTCATCTTCTGCAAGGAGCTACCAGTG GTGTTGAAGGCGGTGGTTCACGGCGACGAAAACCTATTCAACAACTACCCAGAATTGCAAGATGCCTTGGTTTGGGTTTACTTTCACTCAAACATTCCAGAATTCAACAAGGTGGAATGTTGGGGCCCACTGAAGGAAGCGTCAGCACCAATAGGTGGGGCCAAGGAAGAGAGTGAGCAAGAAACTCTTCTAAGTAAGGAGGGCTTGGCAATTCCACAGCCATGCCAAGAGGAATGCGAATGTTGCTTTCCACCGCTGACGTTAAGCCCAATTCAGTGGTCTCAACAAGTTCCCAGCCACCATTACGAACCTTGTGATGGGATTGAGACCCAACAAAGTCTATAA
- the LOC100808340 gene encoding ubiquitin carboxyl-terminal hydrolase MINDY-2 — translation MAASSSSPSKEPQLKDEEDREQEEQHQQPQPVKECVHKTKTIQFLGRTTPIVLQNDNGPCPLLAICNVLLLRNNLNLSPDIAEVSQEKLLSLVAERLIDSNSNVNNKDAGYVENQQQNIADAIDLLPRLATGIDVNIKFRRIGDFEFTRECAIFDLLDIPLYHGWIVDPQDYDTANAIGSKSYNSLMGELVSLETLNMEVHHKNNPEEDCVDFVAATTATLGVPSPSLSKARSFDDSSHSISDNILRKGDLEEEAELLRVLKMSEDESDPVVGHMHGGEISVSMDRKMCNDEVINMDCGDKLGNSSGAGNSNFHEHGPEPSLSDDCAASGKDHSEQISSTSTLGEAANSSLKTDTISDLHQSTYTGPEESFDLNDVIEKNSLDALVQNESEVIPSPEKHSVSLFECRADFSGGDGKVHDQSTPTTIDHEVVGESHGPDATGLSFSSPGHTNSDSSSVRYHQTDVSGALTSSVQGSEPIYEGEECVLDTRTGNFEDREPVYEGEVVLAEQADRSTLVAPDLRAKDELTPEQGELIKSFLRNNASQLTFYGLFCLQDGLKERELCVFFRNNHFSTMFKFEGELYLLATDQGYINQPDLVWEKLNEVNGDTLFMTGNFKEFKVENHESSTWDENNALTSTADYLASIDSATHAGLDINSDLQLAIALQQQEFEQQPPRQNNSQPQSSISGSSRLVTGPQVARNTGRHSSSSTSASPRSDAKSKDKCIVM, via the exons ATGGCAGCATcgtcttcttctccttcaaagGAGCCACAACTCAAGGACGAGGAGGATCGGGAACAAGAGGAACAACACCAACAGCCACAGCCAGTCAAAGAGTGCGTCCACAAAACCAAAACGATCCAGTTTCTCGGACGTACCACTCCGATCGTTCTTCAAAACGACAACGGACCCTGCCCGCTCCTCGCTATCT GTAATGTTCTGCTGCTGAGAAACAACTTAAATTTGAGTCCAGATATTGCTGAAGTCTCACAGGAGAAATTGCTTTCATTGGTTGCTGAACGATTAATTGATTCAAATAGTAATGTGAAT AACAAAGATGCAGGCTATGTTGAAAATCAACAACAGAACATTGCTGATGCAATTGACTTACTCCCTAGGCTTGCTACTGGAATTgatgtaaatataaaatttaggag AATAGGTGATTTTGAATTCACTCGAGAGTGTGCCATATTTGATCTGCTGGACATTCCCTTGTATCATGGCTGGATTGTTGATCCTCAG GATTATGACACTGCGAATGCAATTGGATCAAAATCCTATAATTCCCTTATGGGAGAGCTTGTCTCTCTTGAAACACTAAACATGGAGGTCCATCATAAAAATAATCCAGAAGAAGATTGTGTTGATTTTGTGGCTGCAACAACTGCTACTCTTGGAGTTCCCTCTCCCAGTCTTTCAAAAGCCAGGTCGTTTGATGATTCTTCTCATTCTATTTCTGATAATATACTAAGAAAAGGTGATCTAGAAGAAGAGGCAGAGTTGTTGAGAGTCTTGAAAATGTCCGAGGATGAAAGTGATCCTGTTGTAGGTCACATGCATGGAGGAGAAATTTCTGTCAGTATGGATAGAAAAATGTGTAATGACGAGGTTATAAATATGGATTGTGGAGATAAATTAGGAAATAGCTCTGGTGCTGGTAACAGTAACTTTCATGAGCATGGCCCAGAGCCTTCCTTATCTGATGATTGTGCTGCTTCTGGCAAAGACCACAGCGAACAGATATCTTCTACTTCTACACTGGGAGAGGCAGCTAATTCATCCTTAAAGACTGATACCATAAGTGACCTTCATCAATCAACTTATACGGGACCTGAAGAATCTTTTGACCTGAATGATGTGATTGAGAAGAACAGCCTTGATGCATTGGTTCAGAATGAGAGTGAAGTTATCCCTTCTCCTGAAAAACACTCTGTCTCTTTGTTTGAGTGCCGTGCAGATTTTTCTGGAGGTGATGGAAAAGTCCATGATCAATCCACTCCTACAACTATAGATCATGAAGTTGTAGGTGAATCTCATGGACCTGATGCCACAGGATTATCATTCTCATCCCCTGGCcatacaaattcagattcatctAGTGTCAGATATCATCAAACTGATGTTTCTGGAGCATTGACTTCAAGTGTTCAAGGGAGTGAGCCCATATATGAAGGAGAGGAATGTGTATTGGATACAAGAACTGGAAATTTTGAGGATCGTGAACCTGTTTATGAAGGTGAGGTGGTACTTGCAGAACAGGCTGACAGAAGCACCTTAGTTGCTCCTGATCTAAGAGCTAAGGATGAACTTACTCCAGAACAAG GTGAATTGATCAAGAGTTTCTTGAGGAATAATGCCAGCCAGTTGACATTTTATGG TCTTTTCTGTTTACAAGATGGGCTTAAAGAGCGTGAGCTGTGTGTTTTTTTCCGTAACAATCATTTCAGCACCATGTTCAAG TTTGAGGGTGAGCTCTATCTTCTAGCCACGGACCAAGGTTACATAAATCAGCCTGATCTGGTCTGGGAAAAACTGAATGAG GTCAATGGTGATACATTGTTTATGACCGGTAATTTCAAGGAATTCAAGGTAGAAAACCATGAAAGTAGTACTTGGGATGAGAACAATGCTCTGACCAGCACTGCC GACTATCTTGCCAGCATAGATAGTGCAACACATGCAGGCTTAGATATCAA TTCTGATCTCCAATTAGCAATAGCCTTGCAACAACAGGAGTTTGAGCAGCAGCCACCACGCCAGAATAATTCACAGCCGCAATCATCCATTAGTGGTAGCTCTAGACTGGTCACAGGTCCCCAG GTGGCAAGAAACACTGGAAGACATTCATCTTCATCAACATCTGCATCTCCCAGGTCTGATGCAAAATCCAAAGATAAATGTATAGTGATGTGA
- the LOC100808872 gene encoding homeobox protein HD1, with the protein MQEPSLGLMGEVSGDHHRQLKAEITTHPLYEQLLAAHVACLRVATPIDQLPLIDAQLSQSHHLLRSYVSHNTHSLSPHHRQELDNFLAQYLIVLCTFKEQLQQHVRVHAVEAVMACRDIENALQALTGVSLGEGTGATMSDDEDDLQMDISLDQSSAEGHDMMGFGPLLPTESERSLMERVRQELKIELKQGFKSRIEDVREEILRKRRAGKLPGDTTSVLKNWWQQHAKWPYPTEDDKAKLVEETGLQLKQINNWFINQRKRNWHSNSQSVTSLKSKRKR; encoded by the exons atgCAAGAACCAAGCTTGGGATTGATGGGTGAGGTCTCCGGCGATCACCACCGTCAGCTGAAGGCGGAGATAACGACTCATCCGCTGTACGAGCAGCTTCTGGCAGCACACGTGGCATGCCTCCGTGTGGCCACCCCGATCGACCAGCTTCCACTCATCGATGCTCAGTTATCTCAGTCTCACCATCTTCTACGCTCTTATGTCTCACACAACACTCATTCTCTCTCCCCTCATCACCGCCAAGAACTTGACAACTTCCTG GCACAATATTTGATAGTTCTGTGTACTTTCAAAGAACAGCTTCAGCAACATGTAAGAGTCCACGCCGTCGAGGCTGTCATGGCCTGCCGTGATATCGAAAATGCCTTACAAGCTCTAACTG GAGTGAGTTTGGGAGAAGGAACTGGTGCAACAATgtcagatgatgaagatgatttACAAATGGATATTTCTTTAGATCAATCTAGCGCGGAAGGGCATGACATGATGGGATTTGGTCCATTACTTCCTACAGAATCTGAAAGGTCATTGATGGAAAGAGTTCGCCAGGAACTAAAGATTGAGCTGAAACAG GGTTTCAAGTCAAGAATTGAAGATGTCAGGGAAGAAATATTAAGGAAACGTAGAGCTGGGAAATTACCAGGTGACACAACTTCTGTGTTAAAGAACTGGTGGCAGCAACATGCAAAGTGGCCTTACCCAACT GAAGATGACAAGGCAAAACTTGTGGAGGAGACAGGGTTGCAGCTGAAGCAAATTAATAATTGGTTCATCAACCAAAGGAAACGCAACTGGCACAGTAACTCTCAATCGGTTACCTCTTTGAAGTCGAAGCGCAAGAGGTAG